The DNA window GAAAGATTTAAAGGGTGAAAGTGAAGTAGAAAAGCCCGGCATTTATTTTTTATTTGGAGAAGATAAAAAAGCATATATTGGAGAGGCAGAAGTAGGATATGAGCGTTTAAAGCAGCATGCTAGTCCATCAACAGGTAAAAGCTTTTGGGATGTGGCCGTGTTAATTGTGTCTAATGCTTCTCAAGATCAATTAGATAAAGTTGATGTAAAATACTTAGAGCATATTTCTTATCTAGCAGCCATGAGCTCTGGTACATATGATATTAATCAAACCGTTCCGACAAAACCGTTTGTGCGTGAATTTAGGCGAGACGACCTGACAGATATCTTTAATGTTATTAAGGTTTTACTTGGTGGGGTAGGCTTTTCAATTTTTGGGTATGCTTCAAGTGGAATAGAATATGAAAGTGAAGTTGTACAGTCTGGTGAAGTACCAAAGATTGAAACAGAGCAACCGATAGAAAAAATTGTTCAAGTTGAGACACATCTGTTAAAAGATACAAAATCAGTAGTGGTAGAGGACGTTCTATATTGTAAACGCCGCGATGCGTATGCGAGCGGGAAATATGTTAGCGATGGATTTCTTGTCTATAAAGGAGCTTTGCTTGCAAGCGAACAGCAGCTAGAAGGAGCTAAACTTAAAAGGCAACAAGACTATATTAATACTTTCCTAGCAAATGGTGTACTAGAAATAAAAGATGATAGATACGTACTGGTACAAGATCAAATTTTTTCTTCTATATCAGCTGCGGCAGTGTTTGTGACACAGCGAAGAAGTAGTGGAACTTCTGAATGGAAAGATAAGAACGGGATAACAGTGCGTAATAAAATCGATCAAATGTTAAATGCAGAAACAAAATAACCTGTATCTAAAGCTTTTAATTCCAATAAGTATTTCAAAACATTGACATTCCTTTCCAAAACGCATACAATAGCTACTAATAAAAGCACACAAATTCGTTGAAGAGAACCAGTACGCTGCAAGTTTGTTCCACAGAGAGCCGGTGATGGCTGAAAGCCGGTGTTCAAGCTGCAGGGGAATATCCTCTCTGAGAAGTCAAACTGAACTTATAAGTAAGTTTGAACGGTAGTCTACCGTTAAAAAGAACGCGTATGATTGTACGTTGCTGAGTGCTATTGATGAACGGATCAATAGAAGCCAGGGTGGTACCGCGGTTGAAACCCGTCCCTAGTCATAGGGACGGGTTTCTTTGTGTGCTTTTAACTTTAAAAGGAGTGGTATCACATGAAAGAAGTGAATGTAAGGGAGCCTTCGCAAGAGCGAGAACAGCGTATCCAACAGCAGTGGCAAAAGGGAAATGTGTTTCAGCAGTCGGTTCAAAACCGAGAAGGGCAGCCTTCGTTTGTATTTTATGAAGGGCCTCCAACAGCAAACGGTTTGCCTCACGTCGGGCACGCGTTGGGCCGGACAATTAAAGACGTCGTGGCTCGTTATAAGACGATGACAGGGCATCAAGTGATCCGAAAAGCAGGCTGGGATACGCACGGACTGCCGGTTGAACTCGGTGTCGAGAAGCAGCTCGGAATTTCAGGGAAGCATGACATTGAAAAATACGGCGTAGAAGCTTTTATCAACAAGTGTAAGGAAAGCGTATTTGTGTATGAAAAGCAGTGGCGCGCGTTCACGGAGCAGCTTGGCTATTGGGTTGATATGGAAGACCCTTACATCACCTTGGAGAATTCATACATTGAAAGCGTATGGAACGTGCTTGGCACGATGCATGATAAAGGACTTCTTTATAAGGGCCACCGCGTATCACCGTACTGCCCGAGCTGTCAAACGTCATTGAGTTCGCATGAAGTGGCTCAAGGATATAAAGATGTAAAAGATTTAACCGTAACGGTGAAATTTAAAGTGAAAAACCGCGATAATGAGTATTTTTTAGGCTGGACAACGACGCCTTGGACGCTTCCGTCAAACGTGGCGCTTGCCGTGCACGAAGAAATGAACTATGTCCGCGCCGAGCAAGGCGCCAGCGTGTATATTGTTGCAGAAGCGCTCGCAGACAAAGTGTTAAAAGGAGAGTATACCGTTTTATCTCATCATAAAGGAAATGAGTTAAAAGGGATGTCGTATGAGCCGCCGTTTAATTTTGTGAAAGTGGAAAAAGGGCATGAAGTGGTAACGGCTGATTATGTAACGGACCAAAGCGGGACGGGTGTTGTTCATTTAGCACCTGCTTATGGCGAAGATGATTACAGAGTGGTAAAAGAAAACGGTTTTTCGTTTGTGAACGTAGTGGATGAAAAAGGACAGTACACGGCTGAAGTGCCGCCGTTTCAAGGACGTTTTGTGAAGGACTGCGACGTTGATATCGTGCGTTACTTAGCAAATCAAGACGTGCTGTATCATAAAGAAAAGCATGAGCACAGCTATCCGTTTTGCTGGAGATGCGACTCGCCGCTTCTTTATTACGCAAATGAAAGCTGGTTTATTCAAACGACGGCGTTAAAGGAACAGTTTTTGAAAAACAACGAAAGCGTGACGTGGTACCCCGAGCATATCAAGCACGGCCGCTTTGGCAACTTTTTAGAAAATATGGTGGACTGGAATATCAGCAGAAAGCGCTACTGGGGAACGCCGCTGAACGTATGGGAATGCGGGGAATGTCAGCATCAAGTAGCGCCAAAAAGCATCAATGAGCTTCAGAAACATGCGTCTCATTCAGTTGATGACAGCATTGAACTGCATAAGCCTTATGTAGATGACGTGCAATTAACATGTCCGGCCTGCAGCGGAGAGATGAAGCGCACGCCGGAAGTAATTGACGTTTGGTTTGACAGCGGCTCGATGCCGTTTGCGCAGTATCACTATCCGTTTGAAAACAACGAATTGTTTCAAAAGCAGTTTCCGGCAGACGTAATTGCAGAAGGAATTGATCAAACGCGGGGCTGGTTTTACAGCTTGATGGCGGTTTCGACGCTGTTTACAGGAAAAGCACCTTATAAGCGCGTTCTGTCTCTTGGCCACGTGTTAGATGAAAACGGTCAAAAGATGTCTAAAAGTAAAGGGAATGCGCTGGATCCTGTTGATCTTATTCATACATTTGGTGCCGATGCGCTTAGATGGGCGCTTTTAGCAGACAGTGCGCCTTGGAACCCGAAGAAATTTTCAGAGCGCGTGGTGCAAGAAGCGAAATCAAAAGTCATTGATACACTAGTGAACGTGTACGGCTTTTACGTATTATACGCCAAGCTTGACGGCTATGATCCGGAGCAAACGTACGAATTGAAAAAAACAAAATTGGATGAATGGATTCTTTCACGTTTGCACAGCACGGTTAAGCGCGTAACGGCACATCTTGAAGATTACGGGTTTACAAGTGCGGCGCGTGAAATCGCGTTCTTCATTGAAGAGCTAAGCAACTGGTATGTACGCCGTTCCCGCGACCGTTTTTGGTCAGAAGGAATGGACGGAGAAAAAGCAGCGGCTTACGATACGCTTCACGAAGTATTAGTCACGCTCAGTCAGCTGTTAGCGCCGTTTACGCCGTTTGTTGCGGATGATGTTCATGAAAATCTGACAGGAAAAAGCGTTCATTTAGCAGACTATCCTGCGTATGATCAAACGAAAGTGAACGAAAAGCTGGAAAAAGAAATGGCAGCGGTGCTTCAAGTAGTTGAACTAGGCCGGAACATTCGAAATACGCATTCGTTAAAAGTAAAGCAGCCTCTGCAAAGTCTTTCACTTGTTGTAACAGAAGGAAACGTGGATTGGAATGCGTATCGTGATGTAATCAAAGATGAGCTTAATGTAAAGAACTTTAACGTGGAGCAAGACGACGACAAACTTGTTTCGTATGTATTAAAACTGGACTTTAAACAGGCTGGACCGAAGTTTGGAAAACAAGTGAATGAGGTAAATCAAGCGTTGAAAAACCTTTCAGAAGATAAAGGAAAAGAGTTTGTTGGGCAAGGCAAGCTGAGTGTTACACTTGCTTCAGGAGAAAACCTAACGCTTGAAACGGCTGACGTGCTCGTTGAAAAAGTACCAAAAGAAGGTTTTGCAGTTGCATCGAACGGTACGTATACCGCCGTGTTAGATACTGCGTTAACCGAAGAACTCGTGCAGGAAGGCGTCGCTCGTGAAGTAATTCGAGCGGTTCAAGATTATCGCAAAAAGTTGGATTTACCCGTGAATTTACGTATTGATTTGGAACTTAGCGGAGACGAAGAAGTTCAGAAAGCCGTCGAGACGTTTGAAACGTTGCTTCAAGAAAATCTTCTGTTGCACAGTCTTCGTGTTACAGAAGATATCGAAAACGGAGAAACGGTGAAAGTTGGAACAAAGCAAGTTACGCTTCGTGTCTTAAATCAGAACTGATAAAAAGCACTTACCTAATGACGGGTAAGTGCTTTTTTAGCCTTTAATCAAACTGCCCGAGAACATTTTTAAGGCTCGGCCAGACAATTTCAAATGGAGCAGCTAATACATACTCTTTGCCGTTTTCGTCTTTAAAGTGCTGAACAAAGCGGTATTTTCCTACCTTGTAGTTAGGAGTTGCGATATCTTGTTTGAATGATTTCCCTGGCTTCAGCGTGATAGTTTTATCAGGAAACTCTAGCCCGTTTAGCACAACTTTGTACCACTTTCCGTCTTTTAAGTGATCCGCTGTATTTTCGTAAGGAATTGTTAAGGTATGCGTCGAGTTATTTTGAATAACAAAAAAGCCAAACTGCGTTTTATCGTATTTCTTACTTACAGCAGATAGTGTAATAGTTCCTCCATCAGTGTTAATGGAAGAAGGAATGTTTTTTTCTTGTTTGGCTCCTAGCTCCATTTTTTGACCGTTATAATCGATATAGCCGAAGATGCAAAATAAGATAATAAAAATGCCTAGTATTAGTATAAGGGTTCGTACTACTTTCAAAAGCTTTACACCACCTTTTTGCCACTCTTCCATTATACGGAAAATCATCTATCGGAGATAGTTTTATCTATTACCTTTTTGAAAGGACGGCGTAGGATGAGACAAATTATAGCCATGGGCGGCGGAGGCTTTTCAATGGAGCCGGATAACCCGCTGCTAGATCAATACATACTTTCACAAGCTCATACAGATATGCCGAAAATCTGCTTTATCCCTACAACAAGCGGAGATGCGGATAATTATATAGAAAGGTTTTATGAAGCGTTTGAGAAGTTAATATGCAAACCGTCTCATTTATCGCTGTTTTCTCAAAACTTTATGGATTTAAAAGCATATGTGCTGCAGCAGGATATTTTATATGTAGGCGGCGGTAATAAAAGGAGTATGCTTCTTTTATGGAAAGAGTGGGGACTTGATACGATTTTAAAAGAGGCTTATGAAAAAGGAATTAGCTTGGCAGGAATAAGCGCAGGTTCAATTTGCTGGTTTGAAGAAGGCATCACTGATTCCATGAACGACACACTGTCTAAGATAGACGGTTTAGGATTTTTAACTGGTAGTAACTGTCCTCACTACGACGGAGAAAGCGATCGAAGACTTTGTTACTATGAATTGATTAAAAGCGGAAAAATGGCAGGAGGCTATGCTGTAGATGACGGAGTCGCGCTGCATTTTAAAGATGAAGAGCTATCAGCATCGGTTAGCTCAAGACCTACAGCAAAAGCGTATGCTGTTAATCGAAAAACGAACAAAGTCATTGAACGTGAACTCCCGGTGACCTATTTAGGTGATC is part of the Priestia aryabhattai genome and encodes:
- a CDS encoding GIY-YIG nuclease family protein; amino-acid sequence: MLRKSGAKRIQTWFYDDDPNGIKVSEVPNTTIQAVFIPRNSLKDLKGESEVEKPGIYFLFGEDKKAYIGEAEVGYERLKQHASPSTGKSFWDVAVLIVSNASQDQLDKVDVKYLEHISYLAAMSSGTYDINQTVPTKPFVREFRRDDLTDIFNVIKVLLGGVGFSIFGYASSGIEYESEVVQSGEVPKIETEQPIEKIVQVETHLLKDTKSVVVEDVLYCKRRDAYASGKYVSDGFLVYKGALLASEQQLEGAKLKRQQDYINTFLANGVLEIKDDRYVLVQDQIFSSISAAAVFVTQRRSSGTSEWKDKNGITVRNKIDQMLNAETK
- the ileS gene encoding isoleucine--tRNA ligase, with amino-acid sequence MKEVNVREPSQEREQRIQQQWQKGNVFQQSVQNREGQPSFVFYEGPPTANGLPHVGHALGRTIKDVVARYKTMTGHQVIRKAGWDTHGLPVELGVEKQLGISGKHDIEKYGVEAFINKCKESVFVYEKQWRAFTEQLGYWVDMEDPYITLENSYIESVWNVLGTMHDKGLLYKGHRVSPYCPSCQTSLSSHEVAQGYKDVKDLTVTVKFKVKNRDNEYFLGWTTTPWTLPSNVALAVHEEMNYVRAEQGASVYIVAEALADKVLKGEYTVLSHHKGNELKGMSYEPPFNFVKVEKGHEVVTADYVTDQSGTGVVHLAPAYGEDDYRVVKENGFSFVNVVDEKGQYTAEVPPFQGRFVKDCDVDIVRYLANQDVLYHKEKHEHSYPFCWRCDSPLLYYANESWFIQTTALKEQFLKNNESVTWYPEHIKHGRFGNFLENMVDWNISRKRYWGTPLNVWECGECQHQVAPKSINELQKHASHSVDDSIELHKPYVDDVQLTCPACSGEMKRTPEVIDVWFDSGSMPFAQYHYPFENNELFQKQFPADVIAEGIDQTRGWFYSLMAVSTLFTGKAPYKRVLSLGHVLDENGQKMSKSKGNALDPVDLIHTFGADALRWALLADSAPWNPKKFSERVVQEAKSKVIDTLVNVYGFYVLYAKLDGYDPEQTYELKKTKLDEWILSRLHSTVKRVTAHLEDYGFTSAAREIAFFIEELSNWYVRRSRDRFWSEGMDGEKAAAYDTLHEVLVTLSQLLAPFTPFVADDVHENLTGKSVHLADYPAYDQTKVNEKLEKEMAAVLQVVELGRNIRNTHSLKVKQPLQSLSLVVTEGNVDWNAYRDVIKDELNVKNFNVEQDDDKLVSYVLKLDFKQAGPKFGKQVNEVNQALKNLSEDKGKEFVGQGKLSVTLASGENLTLETADVLVEKVPKEGFAVASNGTYTAVLDTALTEELVQEGVAREVIRAVQDYRKKLDLPVNLRIDLELSGDEEVQKAVETFETLLQENLLLHSLRVTEDIENGETVKVGTKQVTLRVLNQN
- a CDS encoding immunoglobulin-like domain-containing protein codes for the protein MKVVRTLILILGIFIILFCIFGYIDYNGQKMELGAKQEKNIPSSINTDGGTITLSAVSKKYDKTQFGFFVIQNNSTHTLTIPYENTADHLKDGKWYKVVLNGLEFPDKTITLKPGKSFKQDIATPNYKVGKYRFVQHFKDENGKEYVLAAPFEIVWPSLKNVLGQFD
- a CDS encoding Type 1 glutamine amidotransferase-like domain-containing protein; translation: MRQIIAMGGGGFSMEPDNPLLDQYILSQAHTDMPKICFIPTTSGDADNYIERFYEAFEKLICKPSHLSLFSQNFMDLKAYVLQQDILYVGGGNKRSMLLLWKEWGLDTILKEAYEKGISLAGISAGSICWFEEGITDSMNDTLSKIDGLGFLTGSNCPHYDGESDRRLCYYELIKSGKMAGGYAVDDGVALHFKDEELSASVSSRPTAKAYAVNRKTNKVIERELPVTYLGDRKQ